Proteins encoded within one genomic window of Nonomuraea gerenzanensis:
- a CDS encoding IS701 family transposase: MARIAGRFGRVEPRRAATAYVRGLLADIDRKNCWNLAEHAGLAGPQALQRLLRTARWDADAVRDDVRDFTVDRLGPDGVLIVDETGFVKKGVGSAGVQRQYSGTAGRIENCQIGVFLAYATPAGRALLDRRLYLPEHTWLADPGRCLAAGVPDEIAFATKPALATAMVLAALEAGVPAHWVTGDEVYGQDPRLRAALEERRLGYVLAIAGNRRVELEGAQVSAAEVATRVSDQHWHRYRAGQGVKGPRWYAWAWARIDESDAHGYRWLLIRRNLATGELAFYRCYAPTRQPLMALVKIAGSRWAVEESFQAAKGQIGLDHYQVRGWTAWHRHITLAMLALALLVAVAAAQPPSDQDRIPLTLPEIRRLLAVLVLTWHRSITHVLRWSDWRRRHQATARRCHYQRRSEP; this comes from the coding sequence ATGGCTCGGATCGCCGGCCGGTTCGGCCGCGTCGAACCGCGGCGTGCGGCAACCGCCTATGTGCGTGGGCTACTGGCCGACATCGACCGCAAGAACTGCTGGAACCTGGCCGAACACGCCGGGCTGGCCGGGCCGCAGGCGCTGCAGCGGCTGCTGCGCACCGCCCGCTGGGACGCCGACGCGGTGCGCGACGACGTCCGCGATTTCACCGTCGACCGGCTCGGACCCGACGGCGTGCTGATCGTGGACGAGACCGGGTTCGTCAAGAAGGGTGTCGGTTCGGCTGGGGTGCAGCGGCAATACAGCGGCACCGCGGGCCGGATCGAAAACTGCCAGATCGGCGTGTTCCTCGCCTACGCCACCCCGGCGGGACGCGCGCTGCTGGACCGGCGGCTCTACCTGCCCGAGCACACCTGGCTGGCCGACCCCGGCCGCTGCCTCGCGGCAGGTGTCCCGGACGAGATCGCCTTCGCCACCAAGCCCGCCCTGGCCACGGCCATGGTGCTGGCCGCCCTCGAGGCCGGCGTGCCCGCCCACTGGGTAACCGGCGATGAGGTCTACGGCCAAGACCCGCGCCTGCGCGCCGCCCTGGAGGAGCGCCGGCTGGGGTACGTGCTGGCGATCGCGGGCAACCGGCGGGTCGAACTCGAGGGCGCCCAGGTGAGCGCGGCCGAGGTCGCCACGCGAGTGTCCGATCAGCACTGGCACCGCTACCGCGCCGGTCAAGGCGTCAAGGGCCCCCGCTGGTACGCCTGGGCCTGGGCACGGATCGACGAAAGCGACGCCCACGGATATCGGTGGCTGCTGATCCGACGCAACCTGGCCACCGGCGAGCTGGCGTTCTACCGCTGCTACGCACCCACCCGGCAACCCCTGATGGCCCTGGTAAAGATCGCCGGGAGCCGATGGGCGGTCGAGGAATCCTTCCAAGCCGCCAAGGGCCAGATCGGGCTGGACCATTACCAGGTACGCGGCTGGACGGCCTGGCACCGGCACATCACCTTGGCCATGCTCGCGCTGGCCCTGCTGGTGGCCGTCGCCGCCGCCCAGCCACCCAGTGACCAGGACCGCATCCCGCTGACACTGCCCGAGATCCGCCGGCTGCTCGCCGTACTCGTGCTGACCTGGCACCGCTCGATCACCCATGTCCTGCGCTGGTCAGACTGGCGCCGCCGACACCAAGCCACCGCCCGACGCTGCCACTACCAGCGCAGATCCGAGCCATGA
- a CDS encoding DUF3883 domain-containing protein → MVAYWWSQRSDENLFMEITRRDDIGSDVKAPIAARGGVSTPGYALVSAVQANNLVIHYDSAAEQIVGVSRATGERYNEPIWWVARGSYAKKAGAKPKWLPGLVVALADYRPLAEPLPLAVLRQRRLALFAVRDALQAEFPGQRLYFPWIQYQNSLRTWQTYLAKCPNAVLDALPEVKEAVDALIGERPPAGLTRSDVEEAERQITAAAGRPRASRKGQGFATDQQVKVAVETHAMNEALLYYSKLGKVTDTSRTASFDYVVEISGVSWHVEVKGTSGDPREILLTPNEVQHALEYPHVALFVLSNIEVTRDEQGDVIACGGKRAIFHPWLLDQAQLSPIGYRYRLYGSSAGLGTPYTEPEVEPKQTWP, encoded by the coding sequence ATGGTCGCGTACTGGTGGTCACAGCGGTCCGATGAGAACCTGTTCATGGAAATCACGCGACGGGACGACATCGGCAGCGACGTGAAAGCGCCCATCGCCGCTCGAGGCGGCGTGAGCACCCCAGGCTACGCATTGGTCAGTGCCGTCCAGGCCAACAACCTCGTCATCCACTACGACAGCGCCGCAGAGCAGATCGTGGGCGTCAGCCGCGCGACAGGCGAGCGGTACAACGAGCCGATCTGGTGGGTCGCACGTGGCTCCTATGCGAAGAAGGCCGGCGCCAAGCCCAAATGGCTCCCCGGCCTCGTCGTTGCACTCGCGGACTATCGCCCTCTGGCCGAACCGTTGCCCTTAGCGGTACTCCGGCAACGCCGATTAGCCCTGTTTGCAGTCCGAGATGCACTGCAGGCAGAGTTTCCAGGACAGCGGCTCTACTTTCCGTGGATTCAGTACCAGAACTCCCTACGGACCTGGCAGACCTACCTCGCCAAGTGCCCGAACGCAGTGCTCGATGCGCTTCCAGAGGTAAAGGAAGCCGTGGATGCACTCATCGGAGAGCGGCCACCTGCGGGCCTCACCCGGAGCGACGTCGAGGAGGCCGAACGGCAGATCACCGCTGCCGCCGGTCGCCCTCGGGCTTCCCGCAAGGGCCAAGGCTTCGCCACCGACCAGCAGGTGAAGGTTGCAGTCGAGACGCACGCAATGAACGAAGCCCTCCTCTACTACAGCAAGCTGGGCAAGGTCACGGACACCTCTCGTACCGCGAGCTTCGACTATGTGGTTGAGATCAGCGGCGTCTCTTGGCATGTCGAGGTGAAGGGGACAAGCGGCGATCCGCGGGAAATTCTCCTTACACCGAACGAAGTTCAGCACGCCCTGGAGTATCCGCACGTGGCACTGTTCGTTCTGAGCAACATCGAGGTGACCCGCGACGAGCAGGGCGATGTCATCGCATGCGGGGGCAAAAGGGCGATTTTCCATCCCTGGCTGTTGGACCAAGCCCAGCTCTCGCCGATCGGCTACCGGTACAGGCTGTACGGAAGCTCCGCGGGACTTGGAACGCCATATACAGAGCCCGAGGTCGAGCCTAAGCAGACATGGCCTTGA
- a CDS encoding WXG100 family type VII secretion target: MPVKHQLLREAGEKDALATTFTRYAKHLADTFAGIPSSQAEAEGSWKGPAAERYLAQGVQLRREMSELENSCLATAENLRHRAEELRKEAAQAPDPM, translated from the coding sequence ATGCCGGTCAAGCACCAGTTGCTGCGTGAGGCGGGCGAGAAGGATGCGCTCGCGACGACCTTCACAAGGTATGCGAAGCATCTTGCTGACACGTTTGCTGGCATCCCGTCCAGCCAAGCCGAGGCCGAAGGGTCCTGGAAGGGGCCGGCGGCGGAGCGATACCTCGCACAGGGGGTTCAGCTCAGGCGAGAGATGAGCGAACTGGAAAACTCCTGCCTGGCTACTGCCGAGAACCTCCGTCATCGTGCCGAGGAGCTTCGCAAGGAGGCCGCGCAGGCACCTGATCCGATGTGA
- a CDS encoding ADP-ribosylglycohydrolase family protein gives MPIFEEGPAKSVVAPDRSLDLFANRFELTRHVVSLINEDPATERILYLHGLGGNGKSLLLRHLEQRCCLRTDQWATIRAASDVELLERLTEHGRQVPVARIDFGARPAGENRPQEAFSGLFMLKRQLARYGIATPRFDFAAITYLHKLGFDIAHRVPELFPRGEASIALDIADAIMTLPVLRVGQQLFQLINVRMDKVFTRGRMKRRVPQEDAEQILALVPEPDLLHELPRLFAKDLNDAVAEHPRIVLLFDTHEAFFGEAIGDPDSLLHADKLMRDEWLRCLLGHLDLGAGIIAVLAGRTRPPWSTAPVYPISDRHLDLHLVGHLSTIDAHQYLSMAGIADPPMRKALVEYASTAPDEVHPYFLGLCADVALAAGSRLSPADFTGLVDKERDLAHRLLQWTPAEAEYGILAVSACRAFTAETFRHLGQELDFPCDRSAFSRLTAFSFIAPLRGGTAGGTGAYTMHNILRRSLQNVRPAELRHAHEVLARYYGEREEFTAEMEAAYHLSHLGSTQGVAAWVVLMDRSLATGRFDRCRALAGLLGELRIDRDEDRGRCLYRVARAYLGLGHWDQAEALLNDLPRRSAHAELVRAEVAFCRGDFEQAERLAQAALTLAEGDARQGFLFRLAEIELYQGRFSDGRRHATEGMRSTADQAPWRKLLGEIEYFSGNVDRANTLINQALHEVAARPIQLRDQALYAGLLQDAALIAEATGSWRTALDSQNKALTIRKASEDARGVAQSLHGIGKAQCGLGLLKEAAHSLAEAGRMARDLGDGLLAAKVTHSEADVHQANRDHASARRLTEQALSEFEHHGTPYDIASARLSLARLTEGRERIHHADHGRRLAAQGGFGVLDQLFPDQGIPSAERILNGLIGFCCGDALGVPWEGKPPQDITLTDTLATRGEWPTGSTSDDTEQLILLAENLISTGGSERAFLTALATALPTMRGAGPTTRRAVARFEATGSLTADGGGTNGAMMRVLPIGWAVPATNVQHRHALVERMTKTTHADARAIATASAVAAMGSWALEGCAAQDLITIAAEELDHFGIPSVEGWEPSPSGVSLDVMDTLGAVLHVLRLHENPVGAMRYAVSLGGDTDTVAAIVGGILSCRQDTVDIPWKPQVALPTSLDTLAQGLRATRQVMYA, from the coding sequence GTGCCGATCTTCGAGGAAGGCCCAGCCAAGTCCGTCGTGGCTCCCGATCGTTCGCTTGATCTCTTCGCGAATCGCTTCGAGTTGACCCGCCACGTCGTCTCGCTCATCAACGAGGACCCCGCGACCGAACGGATCCTCTACCTGCACGGGCTCGGCGGGAACGGCAAATCGCTGCTGCTGCGGCACCTGGAACAGCGTTGCTGCCTGCGTACAGACCAGTGGGCCACCATTCGGGCGGCCTCAGACGTCGAACTGCTGGAGCGACTGACCGAGCATGGCCGGCAGGTCCCCGTGGCCAGGATCGACTTCGGCGCGCGGCCGGCGGGTGAGAACCGGCCGCAGGAGGCGTTCTCCGGGTTGTTCATGCTCAAACGGCAACTCGCCCGGTATGGCATCGCGACGCCCCGCTTCGATTTCGCGGCGATCACCTACCTGCACAAGCTGGGCTTCGACATAGCCCACCGGGTGCCCGAGTTGTTCCCGCGAGGAGAGGCCAGCATCGCGCTGGACATCGCCGACGCCATCATGACGCTGCCGGTCCTGCGTGTAGGGCAGCAGTTGTTTCAGCTGATCAACGTGCGGATGGACAAGGTCTTCACCCGCGGCCGGATGAAGCGCCGCGTCCCTCAGGAGGACGCCGAGCAGATCCTCGCCCTCGTCCCGGAGCCGGACCTCCTGCACGAGCTCCCCCGCCTGTTCGCCAAGGACCTGAACGACGCCGTCGCCGAGCATCCCCGCATCGTGTTGCTCTTCGACACCCACGAGGCGTTTTTCGGTGAGGCGATCGGAGACCCGGACAGCCTGTTGCACGCCGACAAACTGATGCGGGACGAGTGGTTGCGCTGCCTGTTGGGGCATCTCGACCTGGGCGCCGGAATCATCGCCGTCCTCGCGGGCCGCACCCGACCACCCTGGTCAACAGCGCCCGTGTACCCCATCTCCGACCGGCATCTGGATCTGCACCTGGTCGGCCACCTGAGCACCATCGACGCCCACCAATACCTGAGCATGGCCGGCATCGCCGATCCGCCCATGCGCAAGGCTCTGGTCGAATATGCCTCCACCGCCCCCGACGAAGTGCATCCGTACTTCCTAGGCCTGTGCGCGGACGTCGCTCTCGCCGCCGGCTCTCGACTCAGCCCCGCGGACTTCACCGGTCTTGTGGACAAGGAACGCGACCTGGCTCACCGGTTGCTGCAATGGACGCCCGCCGAAGCCGAGTACGGGATTCTCGCGGTCAGCGCGTGTCGGGCCTTCACGGCCGAGACCTTCCGCCATCTGGGGCAGGAGCTGGACTTTCCCTGCGACCGCAGCGCGTTCAGCAGACTGACGGCCTTCTCTTTCATCGCCCCGTTGCGGGGAGGCACAGCAGGCGGAACCGGTGCCTACACCATGCACAACATCCTGCGTCGTTCGCTGCAGAACGTCCGGCCGGCCGAGCTGCGCCACGCGCATGAGGTCCTGGCGAGGTACTACGGCGAGCGCGAGGAGTTCACCGCGGAGATGGAGGCGGCCTACCATCTGAGCCATCTCGGCTCGACGCAGGGCGTGGCGGCTTGGGTGGTGCTCATGGATCGTAGCCTCGCCACGGGCCGGTTCGACCGGTGCCGCGCGCTCGCAGGGTTGCTTGGCGAACTTCGCATCGACCGTGACGAGGATCGGGGTCGTTGCCTGTACCGGGTTGCTCGCGCTTACCTTGGGCTGGGTCACTGGGACCAAGCTGAAGCCCTGTTGAACGACCTACCTCGAAGGTCGGCGCATGCCGAGCTCGTCCGCGCCGAAGTGGCCTTTTGCCGAGGAGACTTCGAGCAGGCCGAACGCCTCGCCCAAGCGGCCCTGACCCTCGCGGAAGGAGACGCGCGGCAAGGCTTCCTGTTCCGGTTGGCCGAGATCGAGCTCTACCAGGGGCGCTTCTCGGATGGACGCCGACACGCCACCGAAGGCATGCGGAGCACGGCCGACCAGGCGCCTTGGCGCAAGCTCCTCGGCGAGATCGAATACTTCTCCGGCAACGTCGACCGGGCGAACACACTCATCAACCAGGCACTACACGAAGTTGCTGCCCGCCCTATCCAGCTGAGGGATCAAGCGCTCTACGCAGGGCTTCTGCAGGATGCCGCACTGATCGCCGAAGCCACAGGCTCTTGGCGCACCGCCTTGGACAGTCAGAACAAGGCGCTCACGATCCGCAAAGCGTCGGAGGACGCCCGCGGAGTCGCCCAGTCCCTCCATGGAATTGGCAAGGCGCAGTGTGGCCTCGGCCTGCTCAAAGAGGCCGCTCACAGCCTGGCGGAAGCAGGCCGTATGGCCAGAGATCTCGGAGACGGCCTGCTGGCGGCGAAGGTCACGCACAGCGAAGCCGACGTCCACCAGGCCAACCGCGACCACGCGAGTGCGCGGCGACTGACTGAGCAGGCACTGAGCGAGTTTGAGCACCACGGCACTCCATACGACATAGCATCTGCTCGACTCTCGCTCGCACGCCTCACGGAGGGTCGCGAGCGCATCCACCACGCCGACCACGGCCGACGTCTCGCTGCTCAGGGAGGGTTCGGCGTACTTGATCAGTTGTTCCCTGACCAGGGGATCCCGTCCGCGGAGCGGATTCTGAATGGCCTCATCGGGTTTTGTTGTGGTGACGCTCTGGGCGTGCCGTGGGAAGGGAAGCCGCCGCAGGACATCACACTCACGGACACCTTGGCCACCCGCGGGGAATGGCCGACCGGCAGCACCTCGGACGACACCGAACAGCTCATCCTTCTCGCCGAGAACCTAATCAGCACGGGCGGCTCAGAACGTGCCTTCCTGACCGCCCTCGCCACGGCGCTGCCCACCATGCGCGGCGCCGGCCCCACCACGCGACGCGCGGTGGCAAGGTTCGAGGCGACCGGTTCCCTCACTGCGGACGGCGGAGGAACCAACGGCGCGATGATGCGCGTCCTGCCCATCGGCTGGGCCGTACCTGCCACCAACGTTCAGCATCGCCATGCGCTGGTCGAGCGTATGACCAAGACCACCCACGCCGACGCGAGAGCCATCGCCACCGCCAGCGCGGTAGCCGCCATGGGTTCTTGGGCACTCGAAGGCTGCGCCGCTCAGGACTTGATCACGATCGCTGCCGAGGAACTTGATCACTTCGGCATCCCCAGCGTCGAGGGGTGGGAACCGAGTCCAAGTGGCGTGTCACTGGACGTCATGGACACGTTGGGAGCAGTCCTACATGTGCTCCGCCTCCACGAGAACCCGGTTGGCGCCATGCGGTACGCGGTCAGTCTCGGTGGGGACACTGACACCGTGGCTGCAATCGTCGGAGGCATCTTGAGCTGCCGCCAAGACACGGTGGACATCCCCTGGAAGCCGCAAGTCGCTCTCCCCACGTCGCTGGACACGCTCGCGCAGGGGCTTCGTGCTACGCGACAGGTCATGTATGCCTGA
- a CDS encoding carbohydrate kinase family protein: MPDFWIIGPIAWDLALYVDHLPASGHFVQAVESTERPGGTGANVATALSEAGARVHMVGYVGADAAGQRMTTALTAAGVNADHVQVLNGRTSSVVLLIEPNGERTIIGIHPDLLHDIAIPAAAVGPGDIVYFAAWRDVFTPAAQAMAAAGALVTSVPPGTVPTMRYLIGSRNDFTVIPKDTTAIVTEGAKGVTVHSADDAYHFPAISADVVDATGAGDAFAAGLLWAIGREQPLVEGVQLGLAWAAATVQVKSSVPIETPPWTSEQKPQA, from the coding sequence ATGCCTGACTTCTGGATCATCGGGCCCATCGCCTGGGACCTCGCCCTGTACGTCGACCATCTCCCCGCCAGCGGCCACTTCGTCCAGGCCGTCGAGAGCACCGAGCGTCCCGGAGGTACCGGCGCGAACGTCGCCACCGCGCTCAGCGAGGCCGGCGCCCGTGTGCACATGGTGGGTTACGTGGGAGCGGATGCCGCCGGCCAGAGAATGACGACGGCGCTGACCGCAGCCGGGGTAAACGCCGATCACGTACAGGTCCTGAACGGACGCACATCTTCCGTGGTACTGCTGATCGAACCTAACGGTGAGCGCACCATTATCGGCATCCACCCTGATCTGCTGCACGACATCGCCATTCCCGCCGCGGCGGTGGGGCCGGGTGACATCGTCTACTTCGCCGCCTGGCGCGACGTCTTCACCCCCGCAGCCCAGGCCATGGCCGCCGCAGGAGCTTTGGTTACAAGCGTCCCGCCCGGCACGGTCCCGACGATGCGGTATCTGATCGGATCTCGAAATGACTTCACCGTCATCCCGAAGGACACCACCGCGATTGTCACCGAGGGCGCCAAGGGCGTCACCGTGCATTCAGCAGACGACGCCTACCATTTCCCGGCCATCTCCGCCGATGTCGTGGACGCAACCGGCGCCGGAGACGCCTTCGCCGCCGGCCTGCTCTGGGCGATCGGCAGAGAACAACCTCTCGTCGAGGGAGTGCAGCTTGGACTTGCCTGGGCCGCCGCCACCGTACAAGTGAAGTCATCCGTACCCATCGAGACTCCACCATGGACGAGCGAGCAGAAGCCACAGGCGTGA